One Actinomadura viridis genomic region harbors:
- a CDS encoding TIGR04222 domain-containing membrane protein, with protein MGRDAVSIEMDLYEIAYLCGGAERVAQVVLVALWQDGRIKIAPARQRVTVARPESRHPIEAVALEVVPSTGLPLWRVLTRIAAHPATARIVSSLRAKGLRRSRRLRRRLVADPGDGLRRVAVLGTPGIEDRKLRKIFETPDPRLAEWARPKIRLRSTIENPAPDGRRMKRAARQLERVLERQSEQSGHDHGGGHSADHGGDFGGGGGDNT; from the coding sequence ATGGGAAGGGACGCCGTTTCCATTGAGATGGACCTCTACGAGATCGCGTACCTGTGCGGCGGTGCGGAGCGGGTGGCTCAGGTCGTCCTGGTGGCCCTGTGGCAGGACGGCCGGATCAAGATCGCACCCGCCCGGCAGCGCGTCACCGTGGCGCGCCCTGAGTCCCGGCACCCGATCGAAGCGGTCGCCTTGGAGGTCGTCCCCTCGACCGGGCTCCCGCTCTGGCGGGTTCTGACCCGGATCGCCGCCCACCCCGCCACGGCGCGGATCGTGTCCTCGTTGCGTGCCAAGGGCCTGCGCCGGAGCCGTCGGCTGCGCAGGCGACTGGTGGCCGATCCCGGGGACGGACTGCGGCGGGTCGCGGTGCTGGGCACGCCCGGCATCGAGGACAGGAAGCTCAGGAAGATCTTCGAGACGCCCGATCCGCGACTGGCGGAGTGGGCGCGCCCGAAGATTCGCCTGCGCTCCACGATCGAGAATCCGGCACCTGATGGGCGGCGCATGAAGCGTGCTGCCAGGCAGCTCGAACGCGTACTCGAACGGCAGAGCGAGCAGTCCGGGCATGACCATGGCGGCGGCCACAGCGCCGACCACGGCGGGGACTTCGGTGGTGGAGGCGGCGACAACACCTGA
- a CDS encoding DUF3566 domain-containing protein, whose protein sequence is MSTQPGKDKGGAGKGSGEGDSPAGGKPRKKTVAASASKPGRDEATVEITPAEETKVDLPRVEPEAERPEIAPVKDTGDASDWTKPAEPATSVSGTRAESSGPTFSAAEPPSGGTSGPAAPTAPPAGSQAPGSAPRAASGPGSRFGAAFAGSVLKNRPGKASSAQAAGSAKSARKAQLQLARLEPWSVMKFSFVMSLVCFVVLLVAVIVLYAILSGLGVFSAITDTVSELTRRQGETSGGLDAGSWFSFARVFGYTVLVGALNVLLITALSTVGSVIYNLAADLVGGVEVTLKEAE, encoded by the coding sequence GTGAGCACCCAGCCCGGCAAGGACAAGGGCGGCGCCGGAAAGGGATCCGGCGAGGGCGACTCCCCTGCGGGCGGCAAGCCCAGGAAGAAGACCGTGGCGGCCTCGGCGTCCAAGCCCGGCCGGGACGAGGCCACCGTGGAGATCACCCCCGCGGAGGAGACCAAGGTCGACCTTCCCCGGGTGGAGCCCGAGGCGGAGCGGCCGGAGATCGCGCCGGTGAAGGACACCGGCGACGCCTCCGACTGGACCAAGCCCGCCGAGCCCGCCACCTCGGTCTCCGGCACCCGCGCGGAGAGCTCCGGGCCCACGTTCAGCGCCGCCGAGCCCCCCTCCGGGGGGACCTCCGGCCCGGCGGCGCCGACCGCCCCGCCCGCCGGCTCCCAGGCCCCCGGCTCCGCGCCCCGCGCCGCGTCCGGCCCGGGGTCCCGGTTCGGCGCGGCCTTCGCCGGCAGCGTCCTCAAGAACCGTCCGGGCAAGGCGTCCTCGGCCCAGGCCGCGGGGAGCGCCAAGTCCGCGCGCAAGGCCCAGCTCCAGCTGGCCCGGCTGGAGCCGTGGTCGGTCATGAAGTTCAGCTTCGTGATGTCGCTGGTCTGCTTCGTGGTGCTGCTGGTCGCCGTGATCGTCCTCTACGCGATCCTGTCCGGCCTGGGCGTCTTCTCGGCGATCACCGACACCGTCTCCGAACTCACCCGCCGCCAGGGGGAGACCTCCGGGGGCCTGGACGCCGGCAGCTGGTTCTCCTTCGCCCGCGTCTTCGGTTACACGGTGCTGGTCGGAGCCCTCAACGTCCTGCTCATCACGGCCCTGTCCACCGTCGGATCGGTCATCTACAACCTGGCCGCCGACCTGGTCGGAGGCGTCGAGGTCACCCTCAAGGAGGCCGAGTAG
- the gyrA gene encoding DNA gyrase subunit A, which yields MTDVTIEGGGPGERIEPVDIQVEMQRSYLDYAMSVIVARALPEVRDGLKPVHRRVLYAMYDGGYRPDRGYFKCARVVGDVMGNYHPHGDSAIYDALVRLAQPWSMRYPLVDGNGNFGSRGNDPAAAMRYTECRMAPLAMELLRDIDKETVDFSPNYDGRSQEPDVLPSRYPNLLVNGSAGIAVGMATNIPPHNLREVADGVQWFLENYGATDEELLEALIERVKGPDFPTSGLIVGRKGIEEAYRTGRGSITMRAVVEAEEIQGRTCLVVTELPYQVNPDNLALKIAELVKDGKLDGVADVRDETSGRTGQRLVIVLKRDAVAKVVLNNLYKHTQLQETFGANMLALVDGVPRTLRIDQFVRHWVTHQIDVIVRRTRFLLRKAEERAHILRALLKALDRIDEVIALIRRSPSAQAAQRGLMGLLEIDEIQAQAILDMQLRKLAALERQQITDEYDKLMAEIADYSDILSSPERQRRIVGDELAPIVEKYGDERRTEIIPFDGDVSYEDLIAEEDVVVTITRGGYAKRTKTDLYRAQRRGGKGVRGAQLKQDDIVDQFFVTSTHHWILFFTNKGRVYRAKAYELPDAARDSRGQHVANLLAFQPDEHIAQVMDLRDYDVAPYLVLATRKGRVKKTALRDFDSPRTGGIIAINLVDDDEVIAARLVSPDDDLLMVSTGAQAIRFRADDESLRPMGRATSGVIGMRFDDDHDVLNMLVAQQDAHDVLVATEGGYAKRTPIEQYPVQGRGGKGVLTAKIVQTRGRLVGALMVGPDDEVFAMTSNGGVIRTTAAEIKQSGRQTMGVRLMNLAEGDSVVAIARNVESMEDSDTEADAGSDGE from the coding sequence GTGACGGACGTGACCATAGAGGGCGGGGGCCCGGGCGAGCGGATCGAACCGGTCGACATCCAGGTCGAGATGCAGCGCAGCTATCTCGACTACGCGATGTCGGTCATCGTCGCGCGCGCCCTGCCCGAGGTCCGCGACGGGCTCAAGCCGGTGCACCGCCGGGTGCTGTACGCCATGTACGACGGCGGTTACCGGCCCGACCGGGGCTACTTCAAGTGCGCCCGCGTCGTCGGCGACGTCATGGGGAACTACCACCCGCACGGTGACTCGGCCATCTACGACGCCCTGGTCCGCCTGGCCCAGCCGTGGTCGATGCGCTACCCCCTGGTCGACGGCAACGGAAACTTCGGCTCGCGCGGCAACGACCCGGCCGCGGCCATGCGGTACACCGAGTGCCGCATGGCCCCCCTGGCGATGGAGCTGCTGCGCGACATCGACAAGGAGACCGTCGACTTCTCCCCCAACTACGACGGCCGCTCCCAGGAACCCGACGTCCTCCCGTCGCGTTACCCCAACCTGCTGGTGAACGGCTCGGCCGGCATCGCGGTCGGCATGGCCACCAACATCCCCCCGCACAACCTGCGCGAGGTGGCCGACGGCGTCCAGTGGTTCCTGGAGAACTACGGCGCCACCGACGAGGAGCTGCTCGAGGCGCTGATCGAGCGGGTCAAGGGCCCCGACTTCCCGACCTCCGGCCTGATCGTCGGCCGCAAGGGCATCGAGGAGGCCTACCGGACCGGCCGCGGCTCCATCACCATGCGGGCGGTCGTCGAGGCCGAGGAGATCCAGGGCCGTACCTGCCTGGTCGTCACCGAGCTGCCCTACCAGGTCAACCCCGACAACCTCGCGCTGAAGATCGCCGAGCTGGTCAAGGACGGCAAGCTCGACGGCGTCGCCGACGTCCGGGACGAGACCTCCGGCCGTACCGGCCAGCGCCTGGTGATCGTGCTCAAGCGGGACGCCGTCGCCAAGGTCGTCCTCAACAACCTCTACAAGCACACCCAGCTGCAGGAGACGTTCGGCGCCAACATGCTGGCGCTGGTGGACGGGGTGCCGCGCACCCTCCGCATCGACCAGTTCGTCCGCCACTGGGTGACGCACCAGATCGACGTCATCGTCCGCCGCACCCGGTTCCTGCTCCGCAAGGCCGAGGAGCGCGCCCACATCCTGCGCGCCCTGCTCAAGGCGCTGGACCGGATCGATGAGGTCATCGCCCTCATCCGCCGGTCCCCCTCCGCGCAGGCGGCGCAGCGGGGCCTGATGGGCCTGCTGGAGATCGACGAGATCCAGGCGCAGGCCATCCTGGACATGCAGCTGCGCAAGCTGGCCGCCCTGGAGCGCCAGCAGATCACCGACGAGTACGACAAGCTGATGGCGGAGATCGCCGACTACAGCGACATCCTGAGCTCGCCCGAGCGGCAGCGCCGGATCGTCGGCGACGAGCTCGCCCCGATCGTCGAGAAGTACGGCGACGAGCGGCGCACCGAGATCATCCCGTTCGACGGGGACGTGTCGTACGAGGACCTCATCGCCGAAGAGGACGTCGTCGTCACCATCACCCGCGGCGGCTACGCCAAGCGCACCAAGACCGACCTCTACCGCGCGCAGCGGCGCGGCGGCAAGGGCGTGCGCGGCGCGCAGCTCAAGCAGGACGACATCGTCGACCAGTTCTTCGTCACCTCGACGCACCACTGGATCCTGTTCTTCACCAACAAGGGCCGGGTCTACCGCGCCAAGGCGTACGAGCTGCCCGACGCCGCCCGCGACTCGCGCGGCCAGCACGTGGCCAACCTGCTGGCGTTCCAGCCGGACGAGCACATCGCCCAGGTGATGGACCTGCGCGACTACGACGTCGCGCCCTACCTCGTCCTGGCCACCCGCAAGGGCCGGGTCAAGAAGACCGCGCTGCGCGACTTCGACTCGCCCCGTACCGGCGGGATCATCGCCATCAACCTGGTCGACGACGACGAGGTGATCGCGGCCCGGCTGGTGTCGCCGGATGACGACCTGCTGATGGTCTCCACCGGCGCCCAGGCGATCCGGTTCCGCGCCGACGACGAGTCGCTGCGCCCGATGGGCCGGGCCACCAGCGGAGTGATCGGCATGCGCTTCGACGACGACCACGACGTGCTCAACATGCTGGTCGCGCAGCAGGACGCGCACGACGTCCTGGTGGCCACCGAGGGCGGCTACGCCAAGCGCACCCCGATCGAGCAGTACCCCGTCCAAGGACGTGGGGGTAAGGGCGTTCTCACCGCTAAGATCGTGCAGACTCGCGGCAGGCTGGTGGGGGCGCTGATGGTCGGTCCCGACGACGAGGTGTTCGCGATGACCTCCAATGGTGGCGTCATCCGCACCACGGCGGCGGAGATCAAGCAGTCCGGCCGGCAGACCATGGGGGTCCGTCTGATGAACCTCGCCGAAGGGGACAGCGTCGTCGCCATCGCGAGGAACGTAGAGTCCATGGAGGACTCAGACACCGAGGCGGACGCGGGGAGCGACGGTGAATGA
- the gyrB gene encoding DNA topoisomerase (ATP-hydrolyzing) subunit B, giving the protein MAYDASSITVLEGLEAVRKRPGMYIGSTGERGLHHLVYEIVDNSVDEALAGYADTIVVTLLADGGVRVDDNGRGIPVGEHPVEKRPAIELVLTTLHAGGKFDGKSYAVSGGLHGVGSAVVNALSTRLEAEVKRDGHVWRQSYTWQGPEVPLSKGEPTDETGTTITFWPDENIFETTEWNFETLSRRMQEMAFLNRGLAISLVDERPDHADAEDGEARSVRYHYEGGIEDFVRYINSKREAVHDSVVYFGDDTEGMSVEIAMQWNSSYAESVHTFANTINTAEGGTHEEGFRAALTSIVNRYAKEQKLLKEGKDDNLTGEDVREGLTAIISIKLADPQFEGQTKTKLGNTEAKSFVQKACHEHLRDWFERNPGEAKEIINKATQAARARIAARQARDLTRRKSLLESTSLPGKLSDCQSTDPSRTELYIVEGDSAGGSAKGGRDPHYQAILPIRGKILNVEKARIDRILKNNEVQAIITALGTGVHDEFDISKLRYHKIILMSDADVDGHHINTLLLTLLFRFMKPLIEAGHVYLSQPPLYKIKWDGRGQDVDYAYSDRERDAIIEAGVAAGKRDPRPRDLVQRFKGLGEMNANELWDTTMDPDNRVLLQVTLDDAAQADELFSVLMGEEVEPRREFIQRNAKDVRFLDI; this is encoded by the coding sequence TTGGCGTACGACGCTAGTTCGATCACTGTCCTTGAAGGTCTCGAGGCGGTGCGCAAGCGCCCGGGCATGTACATCGGCTCGACCGGGGAAAGGGGCCTGCACCACCTCGTCTACGAGATCGTCGACAACTCCGTCGACGAGGCCCTGGCCGGCTACGCCGACACCATCGTGGTGACGCTGCTCGCCGACGGTGGCGTCCGGGTGGACGACAACGGCCGCGGCATCCCCGTCGGCGAGCATCCGGTGGAGAAGCGCCCCGCCATCGAGCTGGTGCTGACCACGCTGCACGCGGGCGGCAAGTTCGACGGCAAGTCGTACGCGGTCTCCGGCGGCCTGCACGGTGTCGGCTCGGCAGTGGTGAACGCCCTGTCCACCCGGCTGGAGGCCGAGGTCAAGCGCGACGGCCATGTGTGGCGGCAGTCGTACACCTGGCAGGGCCCCGAGGTGCCGCTGTCCAAGGGCGAGCCGACCGACGAGACCGGCACCACGATCACCTTCTGGCCGGACGAGAACATCTTCGAGACCACCGAGTGGAACTTCGAGACCCTCTCCCGCCGCATGCAGGAGATGGCGTTCCTCAACCGCGGCCTGGCGATCTCGCTGGTGGACGAGCGGCCCGACCACGCCGACGCCGAGGACGGCGAGGCGCGCTCGGTCCGCTACCACTACGAGGGCGGCATCGAGGACTTCGTCCGCTACATCAACAGCAAGAGGGAGGCGGTCCACGACTCGGTCGTCTACTTCGGCGACGACACCGAGGGCATGTCGGTGGAGATCGCCATGCAGTGGAACTCCTCGTACGCCGAGTCCGTCCACACCTTCGCCAACACGATCAACACGGCCGAGGGCGGCACCCACGAGGAGGGCTTCCGGGCGGCGCTGACCAGCATCGTCAACCGGTACGCCAAGGAGCAGAAGCTCCTCAAGGAAGGCAAGGACGACAACCTCACCGGTGAGGACGTCCGCGAGGGCCTGACCGCGATCATCTCGATCAAGCTGGCCGACCCGCAGTTCGAGGGCCAGACCAAGACCAAGCTGGGCAACACCGAGGCCAAGTCGTTCGTGCAGAAGGCGTGCCACGAGCACCTGCGCGACTGGTTCGAGCGCAACCCCGGCGAGGCCAAGGAGATCATCAACAAGGCCACGCAGGCGGCGCGGGCCCGGATCGCGGCGCGGCAGGCGCGCGACCTGACCCGCCGCAAGAGCCTGCTGGAGTCGACCTCGCTGCCCGGCAAGCTGTCGGACTGCCAGAGCACCGACCCGTCCCGCACCGAGCTGTACATCGTCGAGGGCGACTCGGCGGGCGGCTCGGCCAAGGGCGGGCGCGACCCGCACTACCAGGCGATCCTGCCGATCCGGGGCAAGATCCTCAACGTGGAGAAGGCGCGGATCGACCGCATCCTCAAGAACAACGAGGTGCAGGCGATCATCACCGCGCTGGGCACCGGGGTGCACGACGAGTTCGACATCTCCAAGCTCCGGTACCACAAGATCATCCTGATGTCGGACGCCGACGTCGACGGCCACCACATCAACACGCTGCTGCTGACCCTGCTGTTCCGGTTCATGAAGCCGCTGATCGAGGCCGGTCACGTCTACCTGAGCCAGCCGCCGCTCTACAAGATCAAGTGGGACGGCCGCGGCCAGGACGTCGACTACGCCTACTCCGACCGCGAACGCGACGCGATCATCGAAGCGGGCGTGGCCGCCGGCAAGCGCGACCCGCGGCCCCGCGACCTGGTGCAGCGCTTCAAGGGCCTGGGCGAGATGAACGCCAACGAGCTGTGGGACACCACGATGGACCCCGACAACCGGGTCCTGCTGCAGGTCACGCTGGACGACGCGGCGCAGGCCGACGAGCTGTTCAGCGTGCTCATGGGCGAAGAGGTCGAACCGCGCCGCGAGTTCATCCAGCGCAACGCCAAGGACGTGCGCTTCCTGGACATCTGA
- a CDS encoding DUF721 domain-containing protein — protein MNDYPQGVDNSPESVNDANASDAGPGAGPGAGAGASRPSEGASRTPEPSGPPAKSGIELAREALAQAKADARKRGSVPGQGGKRKNSRPVGVRDPGRGGDPKAFGSAIRELLASRGWEQRAAVGGVFGNWPGIVGPELAEHTRPERFEDGELTVVADSTTWATQLRLLASTLVRRLNEELGHGTVRRVKVVGPSSGPRRPGGWRVR, from the coding sequence ATGAACGATTATCCCCAGGGTGTGGATAACTCCCCCGAATCGGTGAATGACGCGAACGCTTCGGACGCGGGGCCAGGTGCGGGGCCGGGTGCGGGTGCGGGTGCGTCCCGCCCCTCGGAGGGCGCCTCCCGTACGCCCGAGCCTTCGGGACCCCCTGCCAAGTCCGGGATCGAGCTGGCTCGGGAGGCGCTGGCCCAAGCGAAGGCCGACGCCCGCAAGCGCGGCTCCGTACCGGGGCAGGGCGGCAAGCGTAAGAACAGCCGGCCCGTCGGAGTGCGCGACCCGGGCCGCGGAGGCGATCCCAAGGCGTTCGGCTCCGCCATCAGGGAACTGCTGGCCTCGCGCGGATGGGAACAGCGCGCGGCGGTCGGCGGTGTCTTCGGCAACTGGCCCGGCATCGTGGGCCCCGAGCTGGCCGAGCACACCCGTCCGGAACGGTTCGAGGACGGCGAGCTGACGGTGGTCGCCGACTCCACCACCTGGGCCACCCAGCTACGGCTGCTGGCCTCCACCCTGGTCCGGCGCCTGAACGAGGAACTGGGCCACGGGACGGTGCGGCGCGTCAAGGTCGTCGGCCCCTCCTCGGGCCCGCGTCGTCCGGGTGGCTGGCGCGTCCGCTGA
- the gnd gene encoding phosphogluconate dehydrogenase (NAD(+)-dependent, decarboxylating) codes for MELGIIGLGKMGANMAERLRRGGHTIVGYDRNPEVSDVASVEGLAERLSPPRAVWVMVPAGAPTRDTIHRLGEILEPGDIVVDGGNSHYVDDQKHGEELAAKGIGFVDCGVSGGVWGLENGYALMVGGDDEHVKRLMPVFETLKPEGEYGFVHSGKVGAGHFVKMVHNGIEYAMMQAFAEGWELIEASDVVTNVPETFRSWEQGSVIRSWLLDLMNRALADDPHLDGVRGYANDSGEGRWTVQAAIDHAVPLPAITASLYARFASRQEDSPAMKVVAALRGQFGGHTVESSKGADSPGADAEAPEV; via the coding sequence ATGGAGCTGGGGATCATCGGCCTGGGGAAGATGGGCGCCAACATGGCCGAGCGCCTGCGCCGCGGCGGCCACACGATCGTGGGGTACGACCGCAACCCCGAGGTCAGCGACGTCGCCTCGGTGGAGGGGCTGGCCGAACGGCTGTCCCCGCCCCGCGCGGTGTGGGTGATGGTGCCCGCGGGCGCTCCGACGCGGGACACCATCCACAGGCTTGGGGAAATCCTGGAACCTGGGGACATCGTCGTCGACGGCGGCAACTCCCACTATGTGGACGACCAGAAGCACGGTGAGGAACTGGCCGCCAAGGGCATCGGGTTCGTCGACTGCGGCGTCAGCGGCGGGGTGTGGGGGCTGGAGAACGGCTATGCCCTCATGGTGGGCGGCGACGACGAGCACGTGAAGCGGCTGATGCCGGTCTTTGAGACGCTCAAGCCCGAGGGCGAGTACGGCTTCGTGCACTCCGGCAAGGTCGGCGCCGGCCACTTCGTCAAGATGGTCCACAACGGCATCGAGTACGCGATGATGCAGGCGTTCGCCGAGGGCTGGGAGCTGATCGAGGCCAGCGACGTGGTGACCAACGTGCCCGAGACGTTCCGCAGCTGGGAGCAGGGGTCGGTGATCAGGTCCTGGCTGCTGGACCTCATGAACCGGGCGCTGGCCGACGATCCACACCTCGACGGCGTCCGTGGATACGCCAACGACTCGGGCGAGGGCCGCTGGACCGTCCAGGCCGCCATCGACCACGCGGTTCCCCTGCCCGCCATCACGGCCTCGCTGTACGCCCGGTTCGCCTCGCGCCAGGAGGACTCCCCGGCGATGAAGGTCGTGGCGGCCCTCCGCGGCCAGTTCGGCGGGCACACGGTGGAGAGCAGCAAGGGCGCGGACTCCCCCGGCGCCGACGCCGAGGCACCCGAGGTCTGA
- the dnaN gene encoding DNA polymerase III subunit beta yields the protein MKFRIDRDALADAVAWTARTLPVRPPVAVLAGMHLEVTDRLKLSAFDYEVSAQVSTDIDVEEPGSALVSGRLLAEISRSLPPHPVEVTTDGAKVMLRCGSAKFTLLTMPVEDYPTLPEMPPAAGSVGSDEFAAAVNQVAVAAGKDDTIPMLTGVRVEIEGETVTLAATDRYRLAVREMHWKPDRPDFAAVALVPAKTLADTAKSLTSGAEVSIALGGQGGAGEGMIGFEGGGRRTTSRLLDGDFVKYRSLLPSEYAGLAEVQTGPFIEAVKRVSLVAERNTPVRLSFSQGEVVLEAGTGDEAQAVEALEATLEGEDIDIAFNPGFLLDGLAAIGSDVARLSFTTPTKPAVLTGKPPQDGENPNYRYLIMPVRLSG from the coding sequence GTGAAGTTCCGCATCGACAGAGACGCCCTCGCCGACGCCGTGGCCTGGACCGCCCGGACGCTTCCGGTACGGCCTCCGGTGGCCGTGCTCGCCGGAATGCATCTCGAGGTGACCGACCGGCTGAAGCTCTCGGCGTTCGACTACGAGGTCTCCGCCCAGGTGTCCACGGACATCGACGTGGAGGAGCCGGGGAGCGCCCTGGTCTCGGGGCGGCTGCTCGCCGAGATCTCGCGCAGCCTGCCTCCACATCCTGTGGAGGTGACCACGGACGGGGCGAAGGTGATGCTCCGCTGTGGCAGCGCGAAGTTCACACTCCTCACCATGCCTGTGGAGGACTACCCGACGCTGCCGGAGATGCCGCCGGCCGCGGGGTCGGTCGGCAGCGACGAGTTCGCCGCCGCGGTCAACCAGGTCGCGGTCGCCGCAGGCAAGGACGACACCATCCCCATGCTCACGGGCGTGCGTGTGGAGATCGAGGGTGAGACCGTCACCCTGGCCGCCACCGACCGCTACCGCCTGGCGGTGCGGGAGATGCACTGGAAGCCGGACCGCCCGGACTTCGCCGCCGTGGCCCTGGTGCCCGCCAAGACCCTCGCCGACACCGCCAAGTCGCTGACCTCGGGCGCGGAGGTCTCGATCGCCCTCGGCGGCCAGGGCGGCGCGGGCGAGGGCATGATCGGTTTCGAGGGCGGCGGGCGCCGCACGACCTCGCGGCTCCTGGACGGCGACTTCGTCAAGTACCGCTCCCTGCTGCCGAGCGAGTACGCGGGGCTGGCCGAGGTGCAGACCGGCCCGTTCATCGAGGCCGTCAAGCGCGTGTCCCTGGTGGCCGAGCGGAACACCCCTGTACGGCTCTCGTTCAGCCAGGGAGAGGTCGTTCTTGAGGCGGGCACCGGTGACGAGGCCCAGGCCGTCGAGGCGCTGGAGGCGACGCTGGAGGGCGAGGACATCGACATCGCCTTCAACCCCGGCTTCCTGCTCGACGGGCTGGCGGCGATCGGCTCGGACGTGGCGCGGCTGTCGTTCACCACGCCCACCAAGCCGGCGGTGCTCACCGGCAAGCCCCCGCAGGACGGCGAGAACCCCAACTACCGGTACCTGATCATGCCGGTCCGGCTGTCCGGCTGA